A part of Rhipicephalus microplus isolate Deutch F79 chromosome 8, USDA_Rmic, whole genome shotgun sequence genomic DNA contains:
- the LOC119165384 gene encoding trypsin 3A1: protein MEGCGEYAENIKAKPGKIFSRRLQPWIVHIYAIFDPRQQNEEGTYGCSGSIISPRFVLTSAHCLTNGTACCGYPTRACFPSLVQVYYNFTVAQTGPYLSAKSVFYHPYLDSEHWVNDVALIMLEEPLHLDEYVRPVCLPNQQKQVIREGALLVSPEWGIMEDEQVYKFLYHSTANVVSFEQCSESIELPKVRDMKWHRFLFCTQSNGKNPMEGLAGGPLTRQSGGKRAVQVGIASYTFCRKDYKSSVQTRVDPYIQWIKEVLSHCARWERRGHAGENPNSDDNFDY, encoded by the exons ATGGAAG GTTGTGGTGAGTATGCCGAAAATATCAAGGCTAAACCTGGGAAGATCTTCAGTAGGCGGCTTCAGCCTTGGATC GTGCACATATATGCAATATTCGATCCAAGGCAGCAAAACGAAGAAGGAACATATGGGTGCTCGGGCAGCATCATATCGCCAAGATTTGTACTGACATCAGCTCATTGCCTCACCAATGGCACAGCGTGCTGTGGTTACCCCACAAG AGCATGTTTTCCGAGCCTTGTGCAGGTGTACTATAACTTCACAGTGGCTCAGACAGGTCCGTACCTATCGGCTAAAAGCGTTTTCTATCACCCATATTTAGACAGTGAGCACTGGGTGAACGACGTCGCTTTGATCATG CTTGAAGAGCCGCTGCACTTAGACGAGTATGTGAGGCCAGTCTGTTTACCAAACCAACAAAAACAAGTTATACGTGAAGGCGCCCTACTGGTGTCACCTGAATGGGGCATAATGGAAG ATGAGCAAGTTTACAAATTCCTCTACCATTCGACGGCGAATGTTGTCTCATTCGAGCAGTGCAGCGAAAGTATCGAACTGCCAAAAGTCCGCGATATGAAATGGCACCGTTTTCTTTTCTGCACGCAGTCGAATGGGAAGAACCCCATGGAG GGTTTGGCTGGAGGTCCTCTCACGCGTCAGTCAGGTGGCAAACGGGCAGTGCAAGTTGGAATTGCCTCGTACACTTTCTGCAGGAAGGATTACAAGTCGAGTGTGCAAACTCGCGTGGACCCCTACATACAATGGATCAAGGAGGTGCTCAGCCACTGCGCGAGGTGGGAGCGCCGTGGCCATGCCGGCGAAAACCCAAATAGCGATGACAACTTCGACTATTAA